The segment TCAACGCGTTGATCTTCACTATCGCCGGTTCCCAGACGCAACACTGCATGTTGTCCGCGATATCCTCGGTATTGATATCGACACCGTACCATTGCAAGCCTTTGTGGTGCTTCTGCCGCAATTTGTTGAGGATATTTGTCGCGTCGAATCCGGCGTTATCGCAAAGTTGCCTGTAAAATCAATAATCATCACTAATTGCCATTAATattcatgtatatataattaaacgtGCGTTAAAGTGTACCTTGGGATGATCTCGAGGGCTCTCGCTATCGCTCCAATCAAAAGCTGCTCCTTCCCAGCTATTGTACGCGAATGATCACGCAAAGTTTTCGACAGTTCCATCTCGATGGCGCCGCCGCCGGCGACTACCGCGTCGTTCTTCACCATACGCCTGACTACCATAATCGCGTCGTGAAGAGACCGCTCGGTTTCTTCCAAGAACTGCTCCGCGCCACCGCGCAGAATAAACGTGCACGTTTTCGCTCGGGAACATTCATAGAAAAAGTTGAACCTGATAACAGATTCGGAATGCAAAGATTACACCATTGCTACATtggatatttataattgaaattattttgagaacTGCCTCGGGCAATCCttggatttattttatctgcggaagaaaaatcaatttgtgtATTATTCAATTACCTTTCACCCCCTATTTGTTTCTCCTCAAAATCTTGACATCTTCCAAGATCGGAATCTTTGATGTCGTGCACAGTCGTTAAAATAGCTCCGCCGCACGCCTTCATCGTTCTTTTAAGATCCTCTTCCTGCACCCTACCGGCGCAGAACATGTCTCTGTCAGCAAAATACTGCGTCGCAACGTCGCCAATCGGCAGCATGGACAGCACCACTTTCGCGTCGCTCTTGTGAATCTGATCGAGCTTGTCGTAGAGAATCTGCCATTCCGCGTCGACGATTCGCTGGTATTCCGCCACATTGTCCACCCGCACCTCCGCATTATCCCGTTCGGCTTTCAATTCCAGCTCGATGTTTAACAACGCGATCTTGCACTGATGATACTTCTTCGGTTGCATCTCGAATCCGGCATAAGAGAAGGTCTTTTTAAAGGCCACTCCTTGAATGAGTTCGGAATCTTCCAGAGCACCTCCAGATACCTAAATGTCATATTTACAATTGTGTATTAttcgcatataaaatattaaaattttctataaatcacatttttatcgtcTAATTACATACTTTCTTAATACCAATCATGTTGAGAGGAAGCAAATCATCTAACATCATGACAGCTTTGACGACTAGTTGACTGAAATGTTTCTTCTGTTGATGTATCAATTTGGAGCTCATTGATGTAGCTGCGCATTCTTCAAGAAGCTCAATTTGCTTGCTCATGTCAGTTTTGTCTATCTTGACGCTTAGTTCATTGATTTTGTCTACGGCTATCTGAAGTCCACGACGAAgagctttaataattatacgagAGTGCACACCTTCTTCGATAAAGGGTTTTATCTGTTTCAAAAACTCTCCGGCTAACAGAACCACACTGGTTGTGCCATCTCCAACCTATTAAAcagaagaataattattactcCTACGTTTCTTTTCgctgcatattattttatcaacattCCGAGTAGTAAAGTGTTTGAACACTGTTTGAAACAATAACATATCTTGGAGACATTGTCAGTCTACAGGTTCTGAATTTTGTATCCTCTGAATTTTCATATACAATAATGTTGTCTTTCTTGCATTATTGTTTCAGCCaacattttggaaaaaatgCACTGGCCTAAATTCTTTTCAGAGACCAAAGCAGGATTGAGACAACTAATATAATAACTTACCTCTGCATCCTGTGACTTAGCGATGTCTACTAAGGTTTTTGCGGCTGGATGAATAATATCCAACAGTTTCAAAATGGTAGCGCCATCATTGGAGATCGTACTCTTCCCATTTTGATCAACTATAAGTTTGTCCATACCGCGTGGACCCAAAGTGGTCCGAACAGCGTCCACCACAATCTGGCATGCATTTATATTGGATATCACTTGTGGCTTTCCCTGGGACGCATCCGTGCCTTCTTTCAACAAGATAATCTGTGGTTGCTGCGCAcaacaaacagaaaaaaacattataattttattttaaaaattatctaacattaaataaacacGCAAAGGAATACCGTCGCGTATTTCCCCATTTCTGATGCTTGCAATCCTTCTTACACAAATCAAATACTTGATCGCGGTTACAAAACCGAAATGAAGCGAGAGGACGAAAAACAAACGAAGGTCGAAACAGTTGGAAATTCACATTGCAAAAATCAACATCAGTCGAACTGAAAACGTTGCGCAGACGCTGGGTGTGTATACACACGCGAAATAATCTCCTTATAAGGTTATAAGATTCAGTCAGAGCGGAAGCTTTGACGACTTGTGGAAGTGTGAGTATAAAATTGAATCGTTTGTCGCTTCATtgcaatacatttttcatcgcaaatatgtataatgaagtaaaagtaaaagtgaagtaaaataaagcTCGAGGCATCGCAATAGAATGCCACTTTATTGAGGTTAGTGTGTATATAGTGTTAACGATTTATTGATAATCAGCAGgttcacttttttattttttttttttttttttgcataaaagcTTACCATTGTGGAGTTTTTAGTGTGGAGCTTATTTTACCACGTGTTTTTGAGAATTCTCGATGTTTCTTTGAATGCTTCGCACGACGAAAGGCACCGACAGAAGTAACGAGCATAGAGTGGGTGTTGTCAagaggtctgttctttatagatgaactggctgcactagttcagagtttatctttttccctccacattggaagaagaaagataaactctgaactagtgcagccagttcagctataaaaaggtctgttctttatagctgaactggctgtactagttcagagtttatctttttccctccacattggaagctataaaaaacagacctaAGGACAgatctaatagcgttttcgattatacaggatttgaacgacccagggttggttaatgacgtcattgcaacctctccaccaatgaaagacttgcatttatagtaaaatagtgattgatcaaccctgggtcgttcaaatcctgtataatcgaaaacgctataagatttGCGTGTAGTGTAAAATTCGTCAGCGTCATATTTGGCATACTTCTATTCGCCAGCCAATCAGATCGTCGATACGTAGTGACACCAAGTGTTCTTCATGCATCGTGTGAAGTAAGCCTATGGTTGTTGATGGGGAAGGATGCAACGATTGCACGTGAATGCATCGTGACTTGTTTATGACATAAGGAGTATCCTTGACGAAGTGTGTTTGCCGAAGGTACTCGATAAACACATGACGGGCAATTACCCTTTCAAGAATGCTTATGTCAAGTGGTTGATTTTACTACGCACATAGATTATCGGGTTAGGGATGTACGTCATTGATTCCGTTGCGGTGGAATAACGCAGACGAGTTACGGTCGGAAGGAAGTTATTTGGGTAAATAACTCTTCGCTAATTCTACTGTCGAATtcagttgaaataaaattatagtgtTCGATTAATTTAACGATTCAGCTTGTGGTTTCTCATTTAAGATAATTTGACTGATTTTTCTAGTTCTGcttgttttaattatgattattaatttatagtttttatttgctttagaCAATTTAGAAACGTTAGATGTAAATTTGTTCGTTCCAGTCGCATAAAATATGATTCACCACTGTTCCGGTTAGCTGAACACGTCCCAATTCTACCATATATTAGCAAAACACagttgttaatatttaaaaatataaaatttttccccTCTAAAAATgtaccattaaaaaaaaatcagcaaattaagtttgcatataaaagaaataaaaattgctacatatatttaattacataacaaTTAGTACAATGAGTTGGCATGAATAATGAAGCTGTATCACGCATGATAATTTAGGTTGAtccttaataattttaattaacaattttaattaacatttttaattaataataattgttttgagTTTAATTTCGTTAAGTAAATTTGAATcttcattttatatacaaaaaaaatattttcataggaaaaattttatttttagtgatTATTTTTGTCCTACTAGACATTTTACCTTGAATTGTACTCCGACATAATATGCGATACAATTTTGGATTCCACATTTGCTGTGGGTTTATTTTTGTCCATTGAAACGTTCCATACAGAATATCTGGCTAATAttattgtgcaatattatataattcgcGCCGCCTGTCATCACGTAATCCCGGGGAGCGAGAAGATCGGGCCGGATGTATTTTAGTCGTTTCCGCGCTTTTGCGTACCGCGCTTAGAACGTTTTCGCGTTGAGCCTTACATTGCGACGAAGTCGATCGATATACGAGCAAGTTTGCCAAGGTTCAAAGACTTTCATCAATTAACTTTAAcgctattttaatttcttttttcatatcCCTGAATTAATTAGAGTAATATGATCGTAACTTCAGTTCTCATCGACGTTGGTGAAAATCGCTATGTTAAGAGCTTCCcgtaatttgttaaaattaacaatatttaatctattgcctctttctctatttaaatgtaaaacaaagtttaataGCCTTTAGATCGAAGTCCCCGCCTAAAATTTAACAAGTCGCGACGAGGGTTGTCTGTTGTCGATGCGTAACTGATTGAACTTTTGCATGGTTGCCATTAGTGAGATACTTGGCGAAAGTTCAAGGTAACGAGACCTCGAACGTCGATGAGCTTTTCCGAAGGCGCAAGCGTCAAGCTCATTGTTAACGGCGAGCGAGTGTAGAATCGATGCGTTTGAAATTTCACTCGGTCTTCCCCGATTTATTCGGCGTATTCGATTCGCGTCAGTGTTGTTCGCTCAAATTCCTCTTGAAACTTTCTCCCCGGCTTACGTATGTACACTTGCGGCGCCTCTTTAATTAGCCGAGCTGAAAGAagtgatttataaattcttctcCGTTCCGGAAGATGCaaatgttcaaaattatttagcacATAAAAATCCTTCgaaatttcacatttatgcaaaacatttgtaaattttttatatagaaattctTTGATTTGTCAAAAATCCGAAAACCAAACatcaattcaatatttaaaatatgcgtGTATTTTAAGTGACGAGcaaaacactttttttttcaatagaaaGCTTCTAAAAAGTTTTTCccgatatttaaaaaaaatttaaacgatCGTCACTTATAAATTCAGCTAACATCGTTAAGAGGAGAGCTACGCGGAAATGATGAAAACAATCTGGGTGATCGGCGGACCGGGATGCGGCAAGGGAACGCAATGCGACCGCATGATCGAGAAGTATGGATTCCTCCACTTGAGCAGCGGCGATTTGTTGCGAGCGGAAGTCGCCAGTGGCAGCGAGAGGGGTGCGTCGCTCCAGGATCTAATGTCCAAAGGATTATTCGTGCCGACGGTATGTCGATATTTTGAAGTTTCGTTAATTGGCGCGACCGCTTGAATCACTCACGAATTGCATCTGTCAAATTTGCctcgaataaaaaatttagcgcGCGTAGCAAAACTGAAGATAAATACAAAAGATTATGATATGTCGCGCATCTTACGCGAACGCACCGCGTTTCCTCAGTGTGAAGATCATGTGGTTTCGCTAGGACGTCGTGCTGGCGCTCATAAAGGAAAAGATGGATAAAGCCCGCGAAGAAGGAGTCACGAAGACCGGGTTCCTCATCGATGGATATCCTCGTGAAAAGGATCAGGGCATTCTCTTTGAGCAAAATGTAAGAATCCGTCCTTTCCCTATTCGTTATCCGCTTTTCTtgttcctttttatttttaaccatCGACATGTGTTGCACAGGTTTGTCCCGTCGACCTAATCCTCTTCTTCGACGTAGCAAACGAGACCCTGAAGAAGAGGCTCCTCGGGCGTGCCGCCGTGTCCCAAAGGGCGGACGACAACGAGGAGACGATCAAGAAGAGAATCGAGATCTTTAATTCGAAGAACAACGAGATCGTTGAGCACTACAAGGACAAAGTTGTTAGAGTGAGTTtagatattcaatattttatttatttgtacatcgcattttttatgtcaacttatgaaaaattaatcattccGTTTCAGATTAATGCGGAAGGGACGGTAGATGAAATATTCACTGAGGTCACAAAAGCGCTGGACGCTTTATTAGCATAGATAAATCGCATTATAAACTTCTGAAAAGCAACGGCTAACATCTACAGTTAAATCTTCACCGATAATTCATTACATGGATGCTTCTCGCGCATCCAAATAAAATTGCGCAAATAAATTAGGTatctttaattgttaattgttgTGAATAAAAGTACgctaatatataacaattttgagTCTAACtgcaatatttatgttttacttGACTATTTTCAAAACTGTTTTCGTTCAGTGATAAGAATCTTTCAGTctgcataaaaatttctatcatgaacaatttaattacagcactgtcataaaatatatattaatattctgttaAAGCAGACGTAATCTGTGTTAACTTTTAAGAGCTTTGCCAAATTGTACAACCATGGGCTTATCTTTTAATATGAATCCATGTGTTTCGTCGAGTGCCATCTGAGCCTGTACAGTATTTTGTAGTGTGATAAAAGCCTGCCCTTTCATTCTGCCTTCTTGCATAAGTCGTACATCATATCTGAAATGCAGACAATAATACGAGATAccaattgaaaataaaatatcaaaagctACATCAACGAAATACTTACTCGTACTCAGCGTCTTTCAATCCCGCAATAACGTATCTctgataaatataatgcaaatcATCTATTTCCACTTGTTTGGTAAGATTCTTTATGTAAAGACGATTGGATGGTTTGCCTGGATGATAATTCTTGAACACAGGAAGCACTCTTTGATCATTAGCCGAGATTCTGTTAGCTGCCAATTCCTCggaagttataaatttatttttttgcgccTCTTTATTATCCTTCGCGTCTTCGGTGGCTTTATTGGTCGGGAATATCAAACCGAATCCACCATCCACCGTCACGTTGCTATCTTGATTCGCAGATGCGTCTAACGACTCTAAAGTCTTCAGTTcgattttaagatttttggTCTCTCCACGTCGAACAGATTCGAACATATCTTCTGGTTTGAGCACTTTTTGCGTGGACGAAGAAGCTGTGACATTTTTGGCAGGATTTACAAATTTCGGAATCTTCATACGTTTCGTAGATTGCGGTCGTTTTCGTTTAACGGGGATAATTTCTAAAGGTCTGACGTCCTCTTCATCTGATTCTAATTCAGATTCTTCTTCCTCTGTTTCTCCTTCGTTTGCATATAATGCATCTAAAACAAAACATGCTATGTTATATgcctatttttaaacataatgtaTGAGCGATTTTTTACTATGTAATGCATTaccattatttacaaattcgTAACCaaagatatctttatatttctccATATCGTATATTTCCTTCAGCATGGGAAATTCCATTTCCAATTCTTCAAAGGGAGGAGGTAAGTTCATCTTATTCATTAAATGCAATACCTATGAATAGATGTAATGGCTGTAACGTTATTAAGATTGTattgttcattaaaataacattttcagGTAAAAACTTGGTGACTTACTTGTGTGTAGAAAGCTGGTTCTTTTAACATTTGTATGGCTATCCTTATTAATGTACTTCTTGTCGGCgctgtatatttatattttatatttggtGGAGGAGGTTGGCTGAAATCATAATTCATAGTCCAATTGTTCAACTTCCGCAGAAATGCTTGAACATGAGATTTATTTGTGGTTTCCGTTTTTGTGTCATTGCTCCTTGGTGCTTCCTGTTCAACATTCTGTTCCAAAACTTCGGTAAGTGTGGACTTTCTGGCATATTCAACTGACAGATACTGTCCTTTAACATTTAACTGATGTAAACGCAACAGTGCTTCCGCTGCCAATTGTTGAGATGGAAACTTGGCAAAGGTGGTAGTGTACTTGCTCGACGATCGTGTTGTTCTTGTTTTTATTGCaccatatttttgtaataacgcATCTCGTTGCTCGTTAGAAAGATGTGGAGGTAAATGAAGAATCCTCAAAGTGTCGCATGCCTGAaagcataatataaaaattctcatatcaaaataaacaaataaaataaagaaggtTAAACAAGTAAAGCgtaattttagtaataaaacTGAAAGCTAATTTCAACAGTTgtattaatagtattatataaaatattcaaattacaggaatcattttcaattttatgttCTGTCGCacttttaatgtaaattctaTCACTCATTCCTTTCAAACCGGTCAAAACATAAAcaatcataaatcataaatatctaGTTGCGATACATTATTGTCAAAAACATTCATGCTGTGAGAAAGCGTTCTAAACGCTTGACCTACTGACCAATCATGTGCTAATGCAAAATCACATTAGACATACGATTGgttaatttctttatgcaaGTTCATATGAATCTAAcctaaagaattttataactcTTCCATGAAACTTTCCGCTCTATGTATGTTATAACCCATGAATTTAATTTCCTTAGTGATGCTACTGAGCATTTAAATGATAAGAGAAATGATAAGTGGGAAGCTTTTCGTGCGAGGAGATATTTGAAAAGTTGAGAGCTGTGGAAAGTGAGAAACGGTTCAGTGATAATTAGATCCGTCGCGTGTGGGAATAATTGATAGATTGAAGCAAAGTGCATtcttaagattaaaataaaatatgcagcaGGAATTTTATACTTCGTGTATCAAAATAAACGGGATGCCTCTTCTTCCTCCACTAGTAAATATCCGTTAACTAATACGTTTCTGCAgctttattataagaaattgttttaattgatattgtaCTATTTTCAGATGACTGATAGCGTTAAAGAAGAAATGAAACGTTATAAATCTCTGGCAGTTAAAGTAGAAGAAAAGTTGAAAGATAGACAAGTGAAAGGCTCTATTAGGGATAAATGCGTACAAGCTGACATGATGGAATCCACAGACACATTGAAAAGTATCAGGTACAGTTCCGACAGTGATTTATCCAATTATAATACTACAAGTGACACCAATAATAGTGATACATATTCCAAGTTGACTATTGTTGAACCAACAACAATAAGGCAGAACACTGGAGAGCCAGCAGAAGAGCATGATATCGAAACCCCCACGTCAGACATACAACAATCACAGTCTCAAGTTCttttagcaaataaaactGTCGATGAATCAAAACCTACAACTCCAAGCACTGATCAAAATGTTAGCGCCATAGAAGTAGCATCAAATAAAAACGCAGTATCGTCAGAAAATTGGAAACCTGAAGTGCCCAGGACACTGGACATAGTTCCGATAACATTAAGTGATCAAGAAGAAGTCACAACGGTTTCCAAGGAAAATGAAAGTCTGCCTAAGTTATCCCGTCAAGGTTCTTACATCCTGGACACACCTAGCCCTATTTTGCTCGCTCACATGCATACGGAATTGACCGATGAAAATTATACTCCTACACCTACCACTGCAATATCACAACGAAAAAAATGGAACATTGCGCAGCCTAAAGTGGAGTGGGAAAATAAGCAATTTGTAGCAGAGGACACAGAAGcatcaaataaattagaatGTAAAGCGGAAGAATCGACTTCTCAGCACACAAAATCGGATACTTTAACAGAGTCATATCAAGCAATTAATTCTGCCAGTTGTGCGGAAGCAGTGATTTCTGAGCAACGTGCTGACACCACGCCAATCAAGCATAATTATGTATCTAATATCGATTTTACGAAGCAAAGTTCGTTAGAAAAATCAAATAGAGATAGTGACACTAGTGTGTCGAATGTTGCAAATAAGTCGCAGGAGTCTACCGAGGATGTAAATAATTCCAAAAAGCAATTGTCTCATGTAGATGAAAACAAGTGTCATGATAAAGTAGAAGATACTAAAAAACATAAAGATACAAGTGTCAAAACGAAGCCGTCTATTACACCTGAGAAGCTCTTAATAGTCTACAAAGAAATCGAAGAAATGCACAGAAAGCAAATGATGGAGCTGATAAATCGTCAGCGAAGAGAACAATCGCTACTACAAGCGGAATTTCAGAAACAACAAATGCTTTTATTAGCCGAAATACGAAAGTATTCAGTTTCCGGAGTGTCGCATCCAGTCGTATCGAGTCAGCCAAAGCAGTCGTTGCCAAGCAAGGAGGTGAAACTGGGAGACAACGTTAGCGAAATGAAACAACAAAGAAACATCAACTCCCCGGGCAATTATCGCGCGGGAGCGCATTGTAAATTACCGTCGGCGAACGTTATCGTATGCCCCCTGGATTACATTTCTtccaaaaatttgtatatgcTGAAACACAAATCCCCTCCTTTCATCATGAACACCTCTCCCACCGCTCTCGACCTGGACTTTGCGAGAAAGATAGATTTATGCAACATTACATAtactaataacaataataacgaTAACGATAATGATCACAATAGCAATTACAAATCGCACGATCGTACTGTATACAAGAGTTCATCTGTCAGTCGGCAATTATTTCCCCTGGAAAGTAACACCACACACGTGCCGGTATTGGACACTTCAGCATATCACGACAAACACGTATGATCATCTTTATGCTATAATTCTTGATACACATTTGCATCGGATACCCTATCGTTATTGCAAATTGTGTTGCAGATACGGGCGGTAAATATCATCAATGCTTACACGCGAGGTTATTTAGTGCGCAGATTAATGCGGACCGAACGTGTAATCACATTGAAAAGGGTGTACAAAGAGGCGTTGCAGTGTATGCTCAAGTTGCACGTTGATGCGCCTTTAAACTTGGCGGAAGTGGACTTCCTTCATCGTCTCCAGTTACAAGTAATCACCACTTTCTTTGCTCAGGTCTGAT is part of the Linepithema humile isolate Giens D197 chromosome 3, Lhum_UNIL_v1.0, whole genome shotgun sequence genome and harbors:
- the LOC105669864 gene encoding RNA-binding region-containing protein 3, which produces MIPACDTLRILHLPPHLSNEQRDALLQKYGAIKTRTTRSSSKYTTTFAKFPSQQLAAEALLRLHQLNVKGQYLSVEYARKSTLTEVLEQNVEQEAPRSNDTKTETTNKSHVQAFLRKLNNWTMNYDFSQPPPPNIKYKYTAPTRSTLIRIAIQMLKEPAFYTQVLHLMNKMNLPPPFEELEMEFPMLKEIYDMEKYKDIFGYEFVNNDALYANEGETEEEESELESDEEDVRPLEIIPVKRKRPQSTKRMKIPKFVNPAKNVTASSSTQKVLKPEDMFESVRRGETKNLKIELKTLESLDASANQDSNVTVDGGFGLIFPTNKATEDAKDNKEAQKNKFITSEELAANRISANDQRVLPVFKNYHPGKPSNRLYIKNLTKQVEIDDLHYIYQRYVIAGLKDAEYEYDVRLMQEGRMKGQAFITLQNTVQAQMALDETHGFILKDKPMVVQFGKALKS
- the Ak1 gene encoding adenylate kinase isoenzyme 1, whose protein sequence is MMKTIWVIGGPGCGKGTQCDRMIEKYGFLHLSSGDLLRAEVASGSERGASLQDLMSKGLFVPTDVVLALIKEKMDKAREEGVTKTGFLIDGYPREKDQGILFEQNVCPVDLILFFDVANETLKKRLLGRAAVSQRADDNEETIKKRIEIFNSKNNEIVEHYKDKVVRINAEGTVDEIFTEVTKALDALLA
- the CCT7 gene encoding T-complex protein 1 subunit eta isoform X2 is translated as MQPQIILLKEGTDASQGKPQVISNINACQIVVDAVRTTLGPRGMDKLIVDQNGKSTISNDGATILKLLDIIHPAAKTLVDIAKSQDAEVGDGTTSVVLLAGEFLKQIKPFIEEGVHSRIIIKALRRGLQIAVDKINELSVKIDKTDMSKQIELLEECAATSMSSKLIHQQKKHFSQLVVKAVMMLDDLLPLNMIGIKKVSGGALEDSELIQGVAFKKTFSYAGFEMQPKKYHQCKIALLNIELELKAERDNAEVRVDNVAEYQRIVDAEWQILYDKLDQIHKSDAKVVLSMLPIGDVATQYFADRDMFCAGRVQEEDLKRTMKACGGAILTTVHDIKDSDLGRCQDFEEKQIGGERFNFFYECSRAKTCTFILRGGAEQFLEETERSLHDAIMVVRRMVKNDAVVAGGGAIEMELSKTLRDHSRTIAGKEQLLIGAIARALEIIPRQLCDNAGFDATNILNKLRQKHHKGLQWYGVDINTEDIADNMQCCVWEPAIVKINALTAATEAACLILSVDETIKNPKSTQDAPRAPAMGRGMGRPM
- the Cp110 gene encoding MAP kinase phosphatase with leucine-rich repeats protein 3; the protein is MQQEFYTSCIKINGMPLLPPLMTDSVKEEMKRYKSLAVKVEEKLKDRQVKGSIRDKCVQADMMESTDTLKSIRYSSDSDLSNYNTTSDTNNSDTYSKLTIVEPTTIRQNTGEPAEEHDIETPTSDIQQSQSQVLLANKTVDESKPTTPSTDQNVSAIEVASNKNAVSSENWKPEVPRTLDIVPITLSDQEEVTTVSKENESLPKLSRQGSYILDTPSPILLAHMHTELTDENYTPTPTTAISQRKKWNIAQPKVEWENKQFVAEDTEASNKLECKAEESTSQHTKSDTLTESYQAINSASCAEAVISEQRADTTPIKHNYVSNIDFTKQSSLEKSNRDSDTSVSNVANKSQESTEDVNNSKKQLSHVDENKCHDKVEDTKKHKDTSVKTKPSITPEKLLIVYKEIEEMHRKQMMELINRQRREQSLLQAEFQKQQMLLLAEIRKYSVSGVSHPVVSSQPKQSLPSKEVKLGDNVSEMKQQRNINSPGNYRAGAHCKLPSANVIVCPLDYISSKNLYMLKHKSPPFIMNTSPTALDLDFARKIDLCNITYTNNNNNDNDNDHNSNYKSHDRTVYKSSSVSRQLFPLESNTTHVPVLDTSAYHDKHIRAVNIINAYTRGYLVRRLMRTERVITLKRVYKEALQCMLKLHVDAPLNLAEVDFLHRLQLQCDAASMNIVELFAQSPSKRMQAIMQDRELQQSRAERPTSARSYSFATQKTLARKNLREFESTMTKYQRPLAVKRGIVRSRCQTWTSDMRDKLMSPSALHQGIRRSTSTGAVRKPWR
- the CCT7 gene encoding T-complex protein 1 subunit eta isoform X1; its protein translation is MGKYATQPQIILLKEGTDASQGKPQVISNINACQIVVDAVRTTLGPRGMDKLIVDQNGKSTISNDGATILKLLDIIHPAAKTLVDIAKSQDAEVGDGTTSVVLLAGEFLKQIKPFIEEGVHSRIIIKALRRGLQIAVDKINELSVKIDKTDMSKQIELLEECAATSMSSKLIHQQKKHFSQLVVKAVMMLDDLLPLNMIGIKKVSGGALEDSELIQGVAFKKTFSYAGFEMQPKKYHQCKIALLNIELELKAERDNAEVRVDNVAEYQRIVDAEWQILYDKLDQIHKSDAKVVLSMLPIGDVATQYFADRDMFCAGRVQEEDLKRTMKACGGAILTTVHDIKDSDLGRCQDFEEKQIGGERFNFFYECSRAKTCTFILRGGAEQFLEETERSLHDAIMVVRRMVKNDAVVAGGGAIEMELSKTLRDHSRTIAGKEQLLIGAIARALEIIPRQLCDNAGFDATNILNKLRQKHHKGLQWYGVDINTEDIADNMQCCVWEPAIVKINALTAATEAACLILSVDETIKNPKSTQDAPRAPAMGRGMGRPM